ttgtaagatacggcatttttagtgcacatGTGTTCTgcttggcgccttggctggttgagtagggctttgggttgacctccggttcagttgctgatctgatgaccacatcaaACGTTGAACTCAAAAGAGTAAAGAATAAattggtcctctggattgaatctaaaATTActacaattaccactgttaacttgacagtagcaaggattcatttttagtaTATCAACGCCTCATTATTGCTTCATCAAGCTCTGATGGTCTGTTTGTTGCAGCAAGTACCATCACCCTCACATTCGCTACAAAGCAACCATTATACTCATTTAAAAACTACTGTATCCAAGTAGAGCATGTTCTAGACTGCACTAGAGTGGGCTGAAAGGTGAAGGATTCAACTTACGATCAGTAGAAAATCTATCCGATAAAGCCATAAACTCAGTCTTCATGTTTGCCATGGCTTCATGATCTATTGAACGGGGCTGGTGATATAGGATAATATAAGCAACAGTTTAATGTTCATGTATTTCAACAACAATCTAACAGAGAATATAGGATAATACAAGCAACACTTCTCGAGTTCACACATcttaaaattacttaaacccAGATTTATAAAGGGTTATAATTTTTCGAAAACTCAATATTCGCTATCGATACTCTTTCTCTTAAATCTAACTAGGGAAATGAAAATTTCTGAACCAACCatctttcattttttataataaaaagaagaaaataaaaaataacttggaacaaacaaaaaatacccAAATTGGAAACATACTTGTTGAGAATTTGGAAGAGGAGCCGACATTTTGAATCGTGTAGTGTGATTGCTTTTTTCGCCTGCGAGAGATGATCTTGAACTCGTCATCACCGGATGATCTTTCCAGAAAGACATCGTGACACATGAGAGAGAAGAACTTAT
This genomic stretch from Brassica napus cultivar Da-Ae chromosome C9, Da-Ae, whole genome shotgun sequence harbors:
- the LOC111210540 gene encoding outer mitochondrial transmembrane helix translocase-like encodes the protein MSFWKDHPVMTSSRSSLAGEKSNHTTRFKMSAPLPNSQQPRSIDHEAMANMKTEFMALSDRFSTDPNVRVMVLAATNRPSELDEAIMRR